DNA from Planctomycetota bacterium:
AAGCCGCTTCTCGGAGTCCTCCGGGCGCACCGGCACGTCCCGTCCGTCCGCGTCCTCGCCGGGCTTCACGCCCACCGGCAGCGTCAGCGCCACGCCCCGCAACGCCGCGCTCGCCTCCACCCGCCCGTCAAACCCGTAGCGCAGCGTCCCGCCGAAGACGTGCCCCTCCATCGCCAGCGCGCGGAACGTCTCGCGGAACGCGCCCGGCATCGAATCGGCGTCCCACGACGACAGCGACACCACGCCCAGGCTGATCCGCACCTCATCGTCCGTGATCGCGCCCGTCAGTTGCAGCCCGCCCGGCCCGGCCACCGGCAGGCCATCGGCCCCCAGCTCGCTGAACGCGATGATCATCCCGCCCGACTGGTCCTCCGCCCGCGCCACCTCGCCCGCCACCGGCACCTGGCGCAGCATCCGATACCCGCCCTGCCCGTCGTGCTCGCCCAGCTCCACCGTCCCCGACCGCACAACCACCGTCGGGATCGACAAGCGCCCCGTCGGCGACGACGTCGGGCTCAGCGCCGCCGCCGCCAGTGACCCGTCCCGCGTCGATTGGCTGAGGCGCGCCACGGGCGACACCAGCAGCACCGACGTCAGCCGCGGGCTGCCCCGCAGCACCGAACCCCAGTCCACATCCGCCTCGACGCGCTCGGCCGAGAACACCACGCCCCCGACGCCCGACACCCCGGGCGCCCGCACCTCGCTCTTCTCGATCACCACCCGCCCGTCCGCGTGCAGGCGCACGCGCGCCGCCGTCACCTCGCCGCCCGTCAACGCCGCCAGGTCGCGCAGCACCAGCGCCCGGATGACGACCGTTCGCCCCAGCCACCAGCCGCCCAGCACCAGCACGATCAACAGGCCCGCCGCCCACGCCGCGCGTCGGCGCCAGCGGCGTCGACGCGGTCGAACGGGTTCGGGCTCAACGCGCGCGGGCATGGGGTGTTCCAACGGCCCTCCACCCACACCCGGGCCACCGCTCATGATACTGCACCCCGCGCACCGTCATTCCCGCTACCCGCCCATCTCCCGTACGCTTTCGCCATGGCCAAGGCCCGACGCGTCTTCCTCTGCCGCTCCTGCGGCTCGGCTCATCCCCGCTGGCTCGGCAAGTGCCCCGACTGCGGCACGTGGGACGCGCTCGAAGAAACCACCCTCGACCCGCTCGCCGCCAACGACACGCACAAGGGCATCGCCGCGTCCATGGCCCCCGACGCCGACACCGCCCCCGCGCTCGCCGCCCGCATCGACGAGATCGACCCCGAGGGCGAGATCGTCCGGCGCCTGCCCACGGGCATCGGCGAGCTCGACCGCGTGCTCGGGGGCACCGCCGACAACCGGGGCCTGGTCCCCGGGTCGGTCGTGCTCGTGGGGGGCGAACCGGGCATCGGCAAGAGCACGCTGCTCCTCCAGGCCGCGTATGCCTGGGCCGCCTCCGGCAGCGGCGTGCTCTACGTCACCAGCGAGGAATCGGCGCAGCAGGTCGCGCTGCGCTCGCGCCGCCTGCGCGACGACAGTGCGCCCCAGGGCACCCGCGCCCCGATCTCGCTGCATGTCCTGGCCGATACCAACCTCGCCCGCATCGTCGAGCAGGCCCGGCGCGTCGCCCCGCGCGTGCTCGTCATCGACTCGGTCCAGATGATCTACAAGCCCGACGTCCCTGCCGGGCCCGGCAGCGTCACGCAACTCCGCCGCTGCGCGGCCGAACTCGTCTACTTCGCCAAGGCCTCTGGCGTCGCGGTCGTCCTCGTCGGGCACGTCACCAAGGACGGGCAGCTCGCCGGCCCGCGCCTCCTCGAACACCTCGTCGATTGCGTCCTCACCTTCGACGGCGACCGGCACCACGCCCACCGCGTCGTGCGGGGCGTCAAGAACCGCTTCGGCACCACCCTCGAGGTCGGCCTGTTCGAGATGACCGGCGCCGGCCTGCGCCCCGCCCCCGAGGGCTCCGGCCCCGCCGCCATGGACGCCGCCCGCCCGGGGTCGTGCGTCTGCCCCGTCCTCACCGGCACGCGCTGCCTGATGGTCGAACTCCAGGCGCTCACCGCCACCGGCTTTCTCGGCGCCGCCAAGCGCAAGGCCTCGGGCATCGACCCCAACCGCCTCGCCATGCTCATCGCCGTGCTCGAACAGCACGCCGACCTCCGCCTCGCCGACCGCGACGTCTTCGCCAGCAGCGTCGGGGGCGTCCGCGTCGTCGAGCCCGCCAGCGACCTCGCCCTCCTGCTCGCCATCGCCGGGGCCCACCTGCGCCGCGCGCTCTCGCCTCGCACGGCGTGCGTCGGCGAGGTCGGCCTGGGGGGCGAGATCCGCCCCGTGCCGGGCATGGAACAACGCGTCCACGAGGCCGCCCGCTTGGGCTACGCCCGCCTGCTCTGCCCCCCGGGCATCACACACACCGTGCGCGGGCTGGAACTCTGCCCCGTCGCGAACGTCGACCGCGCGATCGAGCACCTCACCTGACGCGATTCACATCAGCAGCGCGACCGCGACCAGCCCCGCGGCCAGCACGCCGATCATCAGCACACGCACCACCGTCCGCCGGGCGCGCACCCGGCGCAGGCGTGCCGCGTGCGTGCCCGGCGGCGGGAGACCCATCACGTTCGCGTGCCCGCACTCCGGGCACACCAGCGCGCCACCCTTCACCTCC
Protein-coding regions in this window:
- the radA gene encoding DNA repair protein RadA, which codes for MAKARRVFLCRSCGSAHPRWLGKCPDCGTWDALEETTLDPLAANDTHKGIAASMAPDADTAPALAARIDEIDPEGEIVRRLPTGIGELDRVLGGTADNRGLVPGSVVLVGGEPGIGKSTLLLQAAYAWAASGSGVLYVTSEESAQQVALRSRRLRDDSAPQGTRAPISLHVLADTNLARIVEQARRVAPRVLVIDSVQMIYKPDVPAGPGSVTQLRRCAAELVYFAKASGVAVVLVGHVTKDGQLAGPRLLEHLVDCVLTFDGDRHHAHRVVRGVKNRFGTTLEVGLFEMTGAGLRPAPEGSGPAAMDAARPGSCVCPVLTGTRCLMVELQALTATGFLGAAKRKASGIDPNRLAMLIAVLEQHADLRLADRDVFASSVGGVRVVEPASDLALLLAIAGAHLRRALSPRTACVGEVGLGGEIRPVPGMEQRVHEAARLGYARLLCPPGITHTVRGLELCPVANVDRAIEHLT